From one Alosa alosa isolate M-15738 ecotype Scorff River chromosome 5, AALO_Geno_1.1, whole genome shotgun sequence genomic stretch:
- the zgc:101664 gene encoding shieldin complex subunit 3 translates to MDVVLHYKKNGPNDMVTFAERALEDFPRRVLPTFRPWFPTHEDQYLPIRPLKRAPIVLAEDLKGLLLHQPSPEPLVSFTEPQPISLCRGNTCLTEKPQVTLLECADDCDYVKTSEENENTTKRFRRSWSVFASGAKFSENTQTLSKQFQKLIERHGLELRQRAKWIIGEVNCGPRHIESVWAKITRAVRQSKLPTCNANFQRNISQIWVFCDVIYGEYIGNFLKKEFHLNGQLSFAVHKHGNIFSC, encoded by the coding sequence ATGGATGTAGTGTTGCACTACAAGAAAAATGGTCCAAACGATATGGTCACATTTGCTGAGAGGGCACTAGAGGATTTCCCTCGCCGTGTGCTGCCCACCTTTAGGCCATGGTTTCCTACGCATGAGGACCAATACCTGCCTATCAGACCTCTGAAGAGAGCCCCAATTGTTCTGGCGGAGGACTTGAAGGGGTTGCTTTTACACCAGCCGTCTCCGGAGCCATTGGTGTCATTTACTGAACCACAGCCCATTTCTCTGTGTAGAGGAAACACATGTCTTACCGAGAAGCCTCAGGTGACACTTTTGGAATGTGCAGATGATTGCGACTATGTCAAGACGTCAGAGGAGAATGAAAACACAACCAAGAGGTTTAGGCGGTCATGGAGTGTCTTCGCCTCAGGTGCAAAATTCAGCGAGAACACTCAGACACTTTCTAAACAGTTCCAAAAGCTTATTGAAAGACACGGTCTTGAACTACGCCAAAGAGCCAAATGGATAATTGGTGAAGTGAACTGTGGACCGCGCCACATAGAAAGTGTCTGGGCAAAAATAACTCGGGCTGTGCGGCAATCCAAACTCCCAACATGCAATGCAAATTTTCAGAGAAATATATCGCAGATATGGGTGTTCTGCGATGTAATTTATGGAGAATATATTGGGAACTTTCTCAAAAAAGAGTTCCATCTGAATGGACAGCTAAGTTTTGCCGTTCATAAACATGGCAACATATTCAGTTGTTAG